From one Polyangia bacterium genomic stretch:
- a CDS encoding AMP-binding protein, whose product MIEAIGLGPRSRPPGAPCALGETPRTWGDLLADAAAIGRRLPGGDGAGAEPALMVACTDRYHFAAALLAVWRVGRMAALPPNGRPETIDALCAAEDIPLVLHDGGGSGGMDVRALLTDGGGSGDETAAAAAAFAQTLRFGAARPLVRVHTSGSSGASVACDKTAGQILGEALVLIDLFALGPEARVLATVPPHHIYGLLFGVLVPLWGGGAFLRSTPHHAETIAAQATAFGANVLCSVPAHLQGIGALAPGALPAIKQIVSSGAPLPATTAAAVIAVCRTAVTEIFGSTETGGMAWRQSGAAPAERAGDTAESDAWQALPGVRVTADDDGIMRVRSPFADGGDRADGARGADRVALLGDGRFRLLGRADAILKIGGQRIATTEVERRLREIAGVRDAAVIGVAVAGLHQHEMWAAVAGAGLSVPILRAALGRWLDPIAIPRRFRLVAALPREENGKLPRATIEALFAAPASIGAEDAVDEVTLTETIPVDAPYFQGHFADFPLVPGVVQLHQLVLRPLVARWPQLRHLRKVQRLKFRRPIRPGETLAIELRREDLKVSFAIRGPRGPVSGGVLVFEKAAD is encoded by the coding sequence GTGATCGAGGCGATCGGTCTTGGGCCGCGGTCCCGCCCGCCGGGCGCGCCGTGCGCGCTGGGAGAGACGCCGCGAACCTGGGGCGACCTGCTGGCGGACGCGGCGGCCATCGGGCGGCGGTTGCCCGGCGGAGACGGCGCGGGCGCGGAGCCGGCGTTGATGGTGGCGTGCACCGATCGCTACCATTTCGCGGCGGCCTTGCTGGCCGTGTGGCGCGTGGGCCGGATGGCCGCGCTGCCGCCCAACGGCCGCCCCGAGACCATCGACGCGCTTTGCGCGGCCGAGGATATCCCGCTGGTGTTGCACGACGGTGGCGGCAGCGGCGGAATGGACGTGCGTGCGCTGCTGACCGACGGCGGCGGCAGCGGCGACGAGACGGCAGCGGCAGCGGCAGCGTTCGCGCAGACGCTTCGATTCGGCGCTGCCCGGCCGCTGGTGCGGGTGCACACCTCGGGTTCCAGCGGCGCGTCCGTCGCGTGCGACAAAACCGCCGGGCAAATTCTGGGTGAGGCGCTGGTGCTGATCGATCTGTTCGCCCTGGGGCCGGAAGCGCGTGTGCTGGCCACCGTGCCGCCGCATCACATTTACGGGCTGTTGTTTGGCGTGCTGGTGCCGCTGTGGGGCGGCGGAGCCTTCCTGCGCAGCACCCCTCATCACGCGGAGACCATCGCGGCGCAGGCGACGGCCTTCGGGGCCAACGTCCTGTGCAGTGTGCCGGCCCACCTGCAAGGGATTGGTGCGCTGGCGCCGGGCGCCTTGCCGGCCATCAAACAGATCGTCTCGTCGGGCGCGCCGCTGCCAGCCACCACCGCCGCGGCGGTGATCGCAGTCTGTCGAACGGCGGTGACGGAGATCTTCGGCTCGACCGAGACGGGCGGCATGGCCTGGCGGCAATCGGGCGCCGCCCCGGCGGAGCGAGCCGGCGACACGGCCGAAAGCGACGCCTGGCAAGCACTGCCCGGGGTGCGCGTGACCGCCGACGACGACGGGATCATGCGCGTGCGCTCGCCGTTCGCCGACGGTGGCGACCGCGCCGACGGCGCGCGCGGCGCGGATCGCGTGGCGCTCCTCGGCGACGGGCGGTTTCGTTTGCTGGGCCGCGCCGACGCGATCCTGAAGATCGGCGGCCAGCGCATCGCCACCACCGAAGTCGAGCGGCGCCTGCGCGAGATCGCCGGCGTGCGCGACGCCGCGGTGATCGGCGTCGCGGTGGCCGGCCTGCACCAGCACGAGATGTGGGCCGCAGTGGCCGGCGCCGGTCTGTCGGTGCCGATCTTGCGCGCGGCGCTGGGCCGCTGGCTGGATCCGATCGCCATCCCGCGCCGCTTCCGCCTGGTCGCGGCGCTGCCGCGCGAAGAAAACGGCAAGCTGCCGCGCGCCACGATCGAAGCGCTGTTCGCCGCGCCCGCGTCCATCGGCGCCGAGGACGCCGTTGATGAAGTGACACTGACCGAAACCATTCCCGTCGACGCGCCTTATTTCCAGGGACACTTTGCCGACTTCCCGCTGGTGCCGGGCGTGGTGCAGTTGCACCAGCTGGTCCTGCGGCCATTGGTGGCGCGCTGGCCGCAGCTGCGTCACCTGCGCAAGGTCCAGCGCCTGAAATTTCGCCGACCGATCCGCCCCGGCGAAACCTTGGCCATCGAGTTGCGGCGCGAAGATCTCAAGGTGTCGTTCGCCATCCGCGGGCCGCGCGGGCCGGTCAGCGGGGGCGTGCTGGTGTTCGAGAAGGCCGCGGACTAG